From the genome of Rhizobium binae, one region includes:
- a CDS encoding DMT family transporter: MTLDRFAPAVFVFLWSTGWVVAKFAALHSEPFTFLSIRYALSALAFLAFCLVTEAQWPRSRVTVLRAIYSGFFLHGFYLAGLWWAIANGVPAGISGIIAALQPLLTAMAAPFLIGERLQKTQQVGLALGFIGIAIAISPKLFDPATADLAHATVPLAINLIAMGSVTYGTLYQKKHLQSGDLRTIAMLQYVGALILTLPLSLIFEHQHFDGTAQAYGALLWSVFGLSMGGVGLLLYLIRRGQVSRAASLIYLMPPAVALEALIAFGERLTLPLIVGTVIVVTGVYMTNRRVVQQAQASG, from the coding sequence ATGACCCTCGACCGCTTTGCCCCCGCCGTTTTTGTTTTTCTCTGGTCCACAGGTTGGGTCGTGGCGAAATTTGCTGCGCTGCATTCCGAACCCTTTACCTTTCTTTCGATACGTTATGCACTATCGGCCTTGGCCTTCCTGGCCTTTTGCCTGGTGACCGAGGCGCAATGGCCGAGGAGTCGGGTGACGGTGCTGCGGGCCATCTATTCCGGCTTTTTCCTGCATGGCTTCTATCTCGCCGGCCTCTGGTGGGCGATTGCCAATGGCGTGCCGGCCGGCATATCGGGCATCATCGCGGCACTGCAGCCGCTGCTGACGGCGATGGCGGCGCCCTTCCTCATCGGCGAGCGATTGCAGAAGACCCAGCAGGTCGGTCTCGCTCTCGGCTTCATCGGTATTGCCATCGCGATTTCGCCGAAGCTCTTCGATCCGGCGACGGCCGATCTCGCGCATGCCACCGTGCCGCTGGCGATCAACCTCATCGCCATGGGCTCCGTCACCTACGGCACGCTTTATCAGAAGAAACACCTGCAATCCGGTGACCTCAGGACCATCGCGATGCTGCAATATGTCGGCGCTCTCATCCTCACTCTGCCGCTGTCGCTGATTTTCGAACACCAGCATTTCGACGGCACCGCGCAGGCCTATGGCGCGCTTCTCTGGTCGGTCTTCGGCCTGTCGATGGGCGGTGTCGGGCTGCTGCTTTACCTCATCCGCCGCGGGCAGGTCTCGCGTGCCGCCTCGCTGATCTACCTGATGCCGCCGGCCGTCGCGCTCGAAGCCCTCATCGCCTTCGGGGAGCGGCTGACGCTGCCGTTGATTGTGGGCACGGTGATCGTCGTGACGGGCGTATATATGACAAACCGCAGGGTCGTTCAGCAGGCGCAGGCGAGCGGATAG
- a CDS encoding circularly permuted type 2 ATP-grasp protein: MAFDEMITGDESPRAPYEKYFEWYNSQDRSHLIAKSRDAENIFRKTGITFAVYGHADSSEKLIPFDIIPRIISAREWRKLAQGIEQRVIALNAFLDDIYHKQEIIRAGRVPRELIENNVAFLAEMIGFRPPGGVYTHIVGTDIVRTGEDQFYVLEDNARTPSGVSYMLENRETMMQMFPELFHENKVQRVEDYPYLLRQSLASLAPPGCSGKPRVAVLTPGIYNSAYYEHSFLADMMGVELVEGSDLRVIDGKVKMRTTRGYEAIDVLYRRVDDDFLDPLTFRADSALGIPGIMDVYRSGNITIANAPGTGICDDKAIYSYMPEIVEFYTGSKALLENVPTWRCSEASSLKYVLEHLEELVVKEVHGSGGYGMLVGPTASKKERADFAEKLKAKPNNYIAQPTLSLSTVPILVNKGIAPRHVDLRPYVLVSDKVQIIPGGLTRVALKEGSLVVNSSQGGGTKDTWVLED; encoded by the coding sequence TTGGCATTTGATGAAATGATTACCGGGGACGAAAGTCCTCGCGCGCCTTATGAGAAATATTTCGAGTGGTACAACAGCCAAGACCGGTCGCATCTGATTGCCAAGTCCCGCGATGCGGAAAACATCTTCCGGAAGACCGGCATCACCTTCGCCGTCTACGGCCATGCCGACAGTTCCGAAAAGCTCATCCCCTTCGACATCATTCCCCGCATCATCTCCGCTCGCGAATGGCGCAAGCTCGCCCAGGGCATCGAGCAGCGGGTGATCGCCCTCAACGCCTTCCTCGATGACATCTACCATAAGCAGGAAATCATCCGTGCCGGCCGCGTTCCGCGCGAGCTGATCGAGAACAATGTCGCCTTTCTGGCCGAAATGATCGGCTTCCGCCCGCCCGGCGGCGTCTACACCCATATCGTCGGCACCGACATTGTGCGCACCGGCGAGGACCAGTTCTACGTGCTGGAGGACAATGCCCGCACGCCGTCCGGCGTCAGCTACATGCTGGAAAACCGGGAAACCATGATGCAGATGTTCCCGGAACTCTTCCACGAGAACAAGGTGCAGCGCGTCGAGGACTATCCCTACTTGCTTCGCCAGAGCCTTGCCTCGCTCGCCCCTCCCGGCTGCAGCGGCAAGCCGCGCGTCGCGGTGCTGACCCCCGGCATCTACAATTCGGCCTATTACGAGCATTCCTTCCTCGCCGACATGATGGGCGTCGAACTCGTCGAGGGCTCGGATCTGCGTGTCATCGACGGCAAGGTGAAAATGCGCACGACCCGCGGCTACGAGGCGATCGACGTGCTCTACCGCCGCGTCGACGACGACTTCTTGGATCCGCTGACCTTCCGGGCTGATTCGGCGCTCGGCATCCCTGGAATCATGGACGTCTACCGCTCCGGCAACATTACCATCGCCAACGCGCCCGGCACCGGCATCTGCGACGACAAGGCAATCTATTCCTACATGCCGGAGATCGTCGAATTCTACACCGGCAGCAAGGCGCTGCTCGAAAACGTGCCGACCTGGCGCTGCTCGGAGGCATCAAGCCTGAAATACGTGCTGGAGCACCTGGAAGAGCTGGTCGTCAAGGAAGTGCACGGCTCAGGCGGCTACGGCATGCTGGTGGGCCCGACGGCGTCGAAGAAGGAACGCGCCGATTTCGCCGAAAAGCTGAAGGCCAAGCCGAACAACTACATCGCTCAGCCGACGCTGTCGCTCTCCACCGTGCCGATCCTCGTCAACAAGGGGATTGCACCGCGCCATGTCGATCTGCGCCCCTATGTGCTCGTGTCGGACAAGGTTCAGATCATTCCGGGCGGCCTCACCCGCGTCGCGCTGAAAGAAGGCTCGCTCGTGGTCAATTCCAGCCAGGGCGGCGGCACAAAAGACACCTGGGTGCTGGAGGACTGA
- a CDS encoding alpha-E domain-containing protein — protein sequence MLGRTANGLYWMFRYIERAENIARLVDAGLRMSLTRSSAGDDNWDGVLQSAGVREAYDEGHTKLTNAEAIDYLLRDRANPSSVMSCIESGRNNARMVRTALTRETWEATNECWIDLKTLLEKRVKAADLPEVIDVIKRRAGLIRGAFHGSTLRNELYNFARIGTFIERADNTSRILDVKYYVLLPSVSAVGSSLDNVQWESILRSVSAHRAYSWAYDGEYRAMNIADFLTLNVQMPRSLAYCYEKIVSNLSYLAQDYEARLPAHDTADAIRTTLQTRAIRDIMDQGLHEFLEDFVSRNNQLGAEISDGYRFYV from the coding sequence ATGCTCGGAAGAACTGCAAATGGCCTCTACTGGATGTTTCGCTACATCGAGCGCGCCGAAAATATCGCCCGCCTTGTCGATGCCGGGCTGCGCATGTCGCTGACCCGCAGTAGCGCCGGCGACGACAACTGGGATGGCGTGCTGCAAAGTGCTGGGGTGCGCGAGGCTTATGACGAAGGTCACACGAAGCTGACGAACGCCGAAGCGATCGACTATCTGCTGCGCGATCGCGCCAACCCGTCGAGCGTGATGTCCTGCATCGAGTCCGGCCGCAACAACGCCCGCATGGTGCGCACGGCGCTCACGCGGGAAACCTGGGAAGCCACCAACGAATGCTGGATCGACCTGAAGACGCTGCTCGAGAAGCGCGTGAAGGCCGCCGACCTGCCTGAAGTGATCGACGTCATCAAGCGCCGCGCCGGTCTCATCCGCGGAGCCTTCCATGGCTCGACACTGCGCAACGAGCTCTATAATTTCGCTCGAATCGGGACCTTCATCGAGCGGGCAGACAACACCAGCCGCATTCTCGACGTGAAATATTACGTGCTGCTGCCCTCCGTCTCGGCGGTCGGCTCATCGCTCGACAATGTGCAGTGGGAATCGATCCTGCGTTCGGTCTCCGCCCATCGTGCCTATAGCTGGGCCTATGACGGTGAATACCGGGCCATGAACATTGCCGACTTCCTGACGCTGAACGTCCAGATGCCGCGCTCACTTGCCTATTGTTACGAGAAGATCGTCAGCAATCTCAGTTATCTCGCCCAGGATTACGAGGCGCGACTGCCTGCCCACGATACGGCGGACGCGATCCGCACCACGCTGCAGACCAGAGCGATCCGCGACATCATGGATCAAGGCCTGCACGAATTCCTCGAGGATTTCGTCTCGCGCAACAACCAGCTCGGCGCCGAGATTTCCGACGGCTACCGATTCTACGTTTAA
- a CDS encoding transglutaminase family protein, whose protein sequence is MRLKISHLTEYRYDEPAQFSLQRLRLTPPTSVVQKVLGWSLNVEGATPEVEYDDQYGNHVNLVSLEGEQHVTRILAEGEVETADNSGVTGPHTGFCPLWLFLRETPLTKSGKLVKELIKGIGGDNELARMHALMAAIHETVDYKPGTSNAATTAEQALEKKSGVCQDHAHIFVSAARALQVPARYVSGYLMMEEKIEQAATHAWAEAHIRGLGWVGFDPANEICPDARYVRVASGLCYRDAAPISGMRIGTPGETLSVTVKVENGGQMQSQSQS, encoded by the coding sequence ATGAGACTGAAAATCAGCCACCTCACCGAATACCGCTATGACGAACCGGCGCAATTCTCGCTGCAGCGCCTCAGACTGACGCCGCCGACATCAGTCGTCCAGAAAGTGCTTGGCTGGTCGCTGAACGTCGAGGGCGCGACCCCCGAAGTGGAATATGACGACCAGTATGGTAACCACGTCAACCTTGTCTCGCTGGAAGGCGAGCAGCACGTGACGCGCATTCTGGCCGAAGGCGAGGTCGAGACGGCGGACAATAGCGGCGTCACCGGCCCGCATACCGGCTTCTGCCCGCTCTGGCTCTTCCTGCGCGAAACGCCGCTGACCAAAAGCGGCAAGCTGGTCAAGGAACTGATCAAGGGCATCGGTGGCGACAACGAACTGGCCCGCATGCACGCGCTGATGGCGGCAATCCATGAGACGGTCGACTATAAGCCCGGCACCAGCAACGCCGCGACGACGGCCGAACAGGCGCTGGAGAAGAAAAGCGGCGTCTGCCAGGACCACGCGCACATCTTCGTGTCTGCTGCCCGCGCCCTGCAGGTACCGGCCCGTTACGTCTCCGGCTATCTGATGATGGAGGAAAAGATCGAACAGGCGGCGACCCATGCCTGGGCCGAAGCCCATATTCGCGGTCTCGGCTGGGTCGGCTTTGATCCTGCTAACGAGATCTGCCCGGATGCCCGCTACGTCAGGGTCGCCTCCGGTCTTTGCTATCGCGACGCCGCGCCGATTTCAGGCATGCGCATCGGTACGCCGGGCGAAACGCTGTCCGTGACTGTCAAAGTCGAGAATGGCGGGCAAATGCAAAGCCAGAGCCAGAGCTGA
- the araD gene encoding L-arabinonate dehydratase: protein MKKKAEWPRRLRSQEWYGGTSRDVIYHRGWLKNQGYPHDLFDGRPVIGILNTWSDMTPCNGHLRELAEKVKAGVWEAGGFPLEVPVFSASENTFRPTAMMYRNLAALAVEEAIRGQPMDGCVLLVGCDKTTPSLLMGAASCDLPSIVVTGGPMLNGYFRGERVGSGTHLWKFSEMVKAGEMTQAEFLEAEASMSRSSGTCNTMGTASTMASMAEAIGMALSGNAAIPGVDSRRKVMAQLTGRRIVQMVKDDLKPSDIMTKQAFENAIRTNAAIGGSTNAVIHLLAIAGRVGIDLSLDDWDRCGRDVPTIVNLMPSGKYLMEEFFYAGGLPVVLKRLGEAGLLHKDALTVSGETVWDEVKDVVNWNEDVILPAEKALTSSGGIVVLRGNLAPKGAVLKPSAASPHLLVHKGRAVVFEDIDDYKAKINDDNLDIDENCVMVMKNCGPKGYPGMAEVGNMGLPPKVLKKGILDMVRISDARMSGTAYGTVVLHTSPEAAVGGPLAVVKNGDMIELDVPNRRLHLDISDEELARRLAEWQPNHDLPKSGYAFLHQQHVEGADTGADLDFLKGCRGNAVGKDSH, encoded by the coding sequence ATGAAAAAGAAAGCGGAATGGCCGCGCAGGCTGAGGTCGCAGGAATGGTACGGCGGCACGAGCCGCGACGTGATCTATCACCGCGGCTGGCTTAAGAACCAGGGGTACCCGCACGACCTGTTCGACGGCCGGCCGGTGATTGGGATCCTCAACACCTGGTCGGACATGACTCCCTGCAACGGTCATCTCCGGGAGCTCGCCGAGAAGGTGAAGGCGGGTGTCTGGGAGGCCGGCGGCTTCCCGCTCGAGGTGCCGGTGTTCTCTGCCTCAGAAAACACCTTCCGCCCGACCGCGATGATGTACCGCAACCTCGCCGCTCTCGCGGTCGAAGAGGCGATCCGCGGCCAGCCGATGGACGGCTGCGTGCTGCTGGTCGGCTGCGACAAGACCACGCCGTCGCTTCTCATGGGTGCCGCTTCCTGCGATCTGCCGTCGATCGTCGTCACGGGCGGGCCGATGCTGAACGGCTATTTCCGCGGTGAACGCGTCGGCTCCGGCACCCATCTGTGGAAGTTCTCCGAAATGGTGAAGGCGGGCGAGATGACGCAGGCCGAGTTCCTCGAGGCGGAAGCATCGATGAGCCGCTCGTCGGGAACCTGCAACACGATGGGCACCGCTTCCACCATGGCGTCGATGGCCGAGGCGATCGGCATGGCACTGTCCGGCAATGCCGCCATCCCGGGCGTCGATTCGCGCCGCAAGGTCATGGCGCAGCTCACCGGCCGCCGCATCGTGCAAATGGTCAAGGACGATCTGAAGCCGTCCGACATCATGACGAAGCAGGCATTCGAGAACGCCATCCGCACCAACGCGGCGATCGGCGGATCGACCAACGCCGTCATCCATCTGCTTGCGATCGCCGGCCGCGTCGGCATCGATCTTTCGCTCGACGATTGGGACCGTTGCGGCCGCGACGTTCCGACGATCGTCAACCTGATGCCGTCGGGCAAGTACCTGATGGAAGAGTTCTTCTATGCCGGCGGCCTGCCTGTCGTGCTGAAGCGCCTCGGAGAGGCGGGTCTCCTTCACAAGGACGCGCTGACGGTCTCGGGCGAAACGGTCTGGGACGAGGTCAAGGATGTCGTCAACTGGAACGAAGATGTCATCCTGCCCGCTGAGAAGGCACTGACCTCGTCGGGCGGCATCGTGGTGCTGCGCGGCAATCTCGCGCCGAAGGGCGCCGTTTTGAAGCCCTCGGCCGCCTCGCCGCATCTCTTGGTGCACAAGGGCAGGGCAGTCGTGTTCGAGGACATCGACGACTACAAGGCCAAGATCAACGACGACAATCTCGACATCGACGAAAATTGCGTCATGGTCATGAAGAACTGCGGCCCGAAGGGCTATCCCGGCATGGCCGAAGTCGGTAATATGGGGCTGCCGCCCAAGGTGCTGAAGAAGGGTATCCTCGACATGGTGCGCATTTCCGACGCCCGCATGTCAGGCACGGCCTATGGCACGGTCGTGCTGCACACGTCGCCGGAAGCTGCGGTCGGCGGGCCTCTGGCAGTCGTTAAAAACGGCGACATGATCGAACTCGATGTGCCGAACCGTCGCCTGCATCTCGACATATCAGACGAGGAACTGGCGCGGCGGCTTGCCGAATGGCAGCCGAACCACGATCTGCCCAAATCAGGCTACGCCTTCCTGCATCAGCAGCATGTCGAAGGGGCCGATACCGGCGCCGACCTCGACTTCCTCAAGGGATGTCGCGGAAACGCTGTCGGCAAGGACAGCCACTAG
- a CDS encoding aldehyde dehydrogenase family protein: MTIYQNLIAGEWVGTNATKNINPSDTNEVVGLYADGSAEDTKNAIAAAKAAFPAWSRSGIWERHVILKKTGDEIMARKDELGALLAREEGKTLPEATGEVIRASQIFEFFAGEALRLAGEVIPSVRPNIGVEITREALGVIGIITPWNFPIAIPAWKIAPALCYGNTVVFKPAELVPACSWAIVDILNRAGLPKGVLNLVMGKGSVVGQAMLESPDVAGITFTGSTGTGRRVAAASIEHNRKFQLEMGGKNPMVVLDDADLSVAVEAAANSGFFSTGQRCTASSRLIVTEGIHDKFVAALTEKLKTLVVDNALKAGTHIGPVVDERQLKTDTDYIEIGKNEGAKLAFGGEVISRETPGFYLQPTLFTEATNQMRISREEIFGPVVSVIRVKDYDEALATANDTPFGLSAGIATTSLKHATHFKRNAEAGMVMVNLPTAGVDFHVPFGGRKGSSYGPREQGKYASEFFTVVKTAYTLA; the protein is encoded by the coding sequence ATGACCATTTATCAAAACCTGATCGCCGGCGAATGGGTCGGCACGAACGCGACGAAGAACATCAATCCGTCGGACACGAACGAAGTCGTCGGCCTCTATGCCGATGGCAGCGCCGAAGACACCAAGAACGCCATCGCCGCCGCCAAGGCCGCCTTTCCGGCTTGGTCACGCTCGGGCATCTGGGAACGCCACGTCATCCTGAAGAAGACCGGCGACGAGATCATGGCGCGCAAGGACGAGCTCGGCGCGCTGCTTGCCCGCGAAGAAGGCAAGACCCTGCCGGAAGCGACTGGCGAGGTTATCCGTGCTTCGCAGATCTTCGAATTCTTCGCAGGCGAAGCCCTGCGGCTGGCCGGCGAGGTCATCCCGTCGGTGCGCCCGAACATCGGCGTTGAGATCACCCGCGAGGCGCTCGGCGTCATCGGCATCATCACGCCGTGGAATTTCCCGATCGCCATTCCCGCCTGGAAGATCGCGCCGGCGCTCTGCTACGGCAACACCGTCGTTTTCAAGCCGGCCGAACTGGTGCCGGCCTGCTCCTGGGCGATCGTCGACATCCTCAACAGGGCAGGGCTGCCGAAGGGCGTGCTCAACCTCGTCATGGGCAAGGGCTCGGTCGTCGGTCAGGCAATGCTCGAAAGCCCCGACGTTGCCGGCATCACCTTTACCGGCTCCACCGGCACGGGCCGCCGTGTCGCCGCTGCCTCGATCGAGCATAACCGCAAGTTCCAGTTGGAGATGGGCGGCAAGAACCCGATGGTCGTGCTCGACGACGCCGATCTTTCAGTCGCCGTCGAAGCCGCCGCCAATTCCGGCTTCTTCTCCACCGGCCAGCGCTGCACTGCGTCCTCGCGTCTGATCGTCACCGAAGGCATTCACGACAAGTTCGTCGCCGCATTGACCGAGAAGCTGAAGACGCTAGTCGTCGACAACGCGCTGAAGGCCGGCACCCATATCGGCCCGGTCGTCGACGAACGGCAGCTGAAGACCGACACCGACTATATCGAGATCGGCAAAAACGAAGGTGCCAAGCTCGCCTTCGGCGGCGAGGTGATTTCCCGCGAGACGCCCGGCTTCTACCTGCAGCCGACGCTGTTTACCGAAGCGACCAACCAGATGCGGATTTCGCGCGAAGAGATCTTCGGACCCGTCGTCTCGGTCATCAGGGTCAAGGACTACGACGAGGCGCTGGCGACCGCCAACGACACGCCGTTCGGGCTTTCGGCCGGCATCGCCACGACCAGCCTGAAACATGCGACGCATTTCAAGCGCAATGCCGAGGCCGGCATGGTCATGGTCAATCTGCCGACGGCAGGCGTGGACTTCCATGTGCCGTTCGGCGGCCGCAAGGGTTCGTCCTACGGTCCGCGTGAGCAGGGCAAGTATGCGAGCGAATTCTTTACCGTGGTCAAGACGGCCTACACGCTGGCTTAA
- the araD1 gene encoding AraD1 family protein, translating into MLISQIKGANGEIIVAVREQGGAARSVKNAGSVYALAMEAADGGKSLAAIIEAHGYGDAVDLEKAYAEGGFLPPITHPDAAHVHLTGTGLTHLGSAATRDSMHKKTSEAAEETLTDSMKMFKMGLENGKPKAGEKGVQPEWFYKGNGYGAAAPGAPLVSPSFALDGGEEPEMAGIYVIAKDGTPFRIGFALSNEFSDHVTERMNYLYLAHSKLRPASFGPEIRVGAAPEDIRGISRIKRGDKVIFEKPFLSGEANMSHTFANLEYHHFKYGLFRVPGDVHVHMFGTATLSFAEGVKTEEGDVFEIEVAEFGLPLRNPLKVAAEEEIAVRQL; encoded by the coding sequence GTGCTTATTTCCCAGATCAAGGGTGCCAACGGAGAGATCATCGTCGCCGTGCGCGAGCAGGGCGGCGCGGCAAGGTCGGTCAAGAATGCCGGCAGCGTCTATGCGCTGGCGATGGAAGCCGCTGACGGCGGCAAGTCGCTTGCCGCTATTATCGAGGCCCATGGTTACGGCGACGCCGTTGACCTTGAGAAGGCTTATGCGGAAGGCGGTTTCCTGCCGCCGATTACTCATCCCGATGCCGCCCACGTGCATCTGACCGGCACCGGTCTCACCCATCTCGGCTCCGCCGCTACCCGCGATAGCATGCATAAAAAGACCAGCGAGGCGGCCGAGGAAACGCTGACCGACTCGATGAAGATGTTCAAGATGGGACTTGAGAACGGCAAGCCGAAAGCTGGCGAAAAGGGCGTGCAGCCCGAGTGGTTCTACAAGGGCAACGGCTATGGCGCGGCTGCCCCCGGCGCGCCGCTCGTCTCGCCCTCCTTCGCGCTTGACGGCGGCGAAGAGCCCGAGATGGCCGGCATTTACGTCATCGCCAAGGACGGAACGCCGTTCCGCATCGGCTTTGCGCTGTCGAACGAGTTTTCCGATCACGTCACCGAGCGTATGAATTATCTTTATCTCGCCCATTCGAAGCTGCGCCCTGCAAGCTTCGGCCCTGAGATCCGCGTCGGCGCGGCACCGGAGGATATTCGCGGCATCTCGCGCATCAAACGCGGCGACAAGGTGATCTTCGAGAAGCCCTTCCTGTCGGGCGAGGCGAACATGTCGCACACCTTCGCCAATCTGGAATATCACCATTTCAAATACGGCCTGTTCCGTGTTCCGGGCGATGTGCATGTCCATATGTTCGGCACGGCGACCCTGTCCTTTGCCGAGGGCGTCAAGACCGAAGAGGGTGACGTCTTCGAGATCGAAGTCGCCGAATTCGGCCTGCCACTCCGGAATCCGCTGAAGGTGGCCGCCGAAGAAGAGATCGCCGTCAGGCAGCTCTGA